Proteins found in one Nocardia brasiliensis ATCC 700358 genomic segment:
- a CDS encoding PaaI family thioesterase has protein sequence MKVTPQLMKWWLNIWPPLLFSGIRVTEIADDWTTATIRLKVNRLNQNIMGAAFGGSLSAMTGPLFMVLLMQQIGPEYRVWDTEGTIKFIRPGKGTLTSRVTVPPAVVEQIRNETADGAKSLTWFETEIIDAGGATVAVAHRQVYARKKPAPEKDHRSK, from the coding sequence ATGAAGGTGACGCCGCAGCTGATGAAGTGGTGGCTCAACATCTGGCCACCATTGCTCTTCAGCGGAATTCGCGTCACCGAGATCGCAGATGACTGGACCACTGCGACTATCCGCCTCAAGGTCAACAGGCTGAACCAGAACATCATGGGCGCAGCCTTCGGCGGATCACTGTCAGCAATGACCGGCCCCCTGTTCATGGTGCTGCTCATGCAGCAAATCGGCCCAGAGTATCGCGTGTGGGACACAGAAGGCACGATCAAGTTCATCCGCCCCGGCAAGGGGACTTTGACATCGCGGGTCACTGTCCCGCCCGCTGTCGTCGAACAAATTCGAAACGAAACCGCCGACGGGGCAAAGTCTTTGACCTGGTTCGAGACCGAGATCATCGACGCCGGCGGCGCGACCGTGGCAGTAGCGCACCGGCAGGTCTATGCACGCAAGAAGCCAGCCCCCGAAAAAGATCATCGTTCGAAGTGA
- a CDS encoding amidohydrolase family protein: protein MPVLTGRFVLPDVTIAHADEPDQEHVDVYVRDRLVDEIRPSGQLAAGDVTVIDDARGTVVTSALIDMHTHMPADNMLHLTDLFLLQTLRHGITIVRDAGDPDGTAIPAALSRVISGALPGPDIRYAYGFVGAAPARFPNAFSYDHPEQATEIVDRLLTLGATWVKSYDNIDLPRVAALREAAQEAGLGVLGHVPSGLGHDEALLPDAQHLFGVPPPRSLRRDHVLNRSIDWHAVDSRRVDVIRRASIENQLTLTPTLDVTMGILELDRYPEALQEETALAMPPFYSRVMWHPHHGLPAYRDISRDDFERARRALDRKRDLVARLHADGVPILLGTDTQQPFVAPGVALHRELHAFDQAGIPRREAFAAATTTAASALGLTTVGKVRPGMRAELLISRNDPHHMPWSVNKDLTAVVVNGALIRTADLDAAIARELHRFEGVFTDFTQRLLAQLSLRRLAKGFVR, encoded by the coding sequence GTGCCGGTGCTGACCGGGCGATTCGTGCTCCCGGACGTCACGATCGCCCATGCCGATGAACCCGATCAAGAACACGTCGATGTCTACGTCCGTGACCGTCTGGTGGACGAGATTCGCCCGTCCGGGCAACTCGCGGCCGGCGATGTGACGGTCATCGACGACGCGCGGGGAACAGTAGTCACCAGTGCATTGATCGATATGCATACCCACATGCCAGCCGACAATATGCTCCATCTCACCGATTTGTTTCTGCTTCAAACACTTCGACACGGGATCACAATTGTTCGTGACGCGGGCGATCCGGACGGAACGGCCATACCCGCCGCCCTTTCCCGGGTCATTTCCGGCGCACTGCCCGGCCCTGACATTCGCTATGCCTACGGATTTGTCGGCGCTGCACCCGCACGGTTCCCCAACGCCTTTTCCTACGACCACCCTGAGCAAGCGACAGAGATCGTCGACCGTCTACTGACCCTTGGCGCCACCTGGGTCAAGTCGTACGACAATATCGACCTCCCCCGCGTAGCCGCACTGCGTGAAGCCGCACAGGAAGCAGGGCTGGGCGTGCTCGGACACGTGCCCAGCGGCCTCGGCCATGACGAAGCGTTATTGCCCGACGCACAACACCTGTTCGGTGTTCCACCGCCGAGGAGTCTGCGCCGCGACCACGTGCTCAATCGTTCGATCGACTGGCACGCAGTGGATTCCAGGCGCGTCGATGTCATCCGCCGAGCCAGTATCGAAAACCAACTGACACTGACACCGACTCTGGATGTCACGATGGGAATCCTCGAACTCGACCGGTATCCCGAGGCACTCCAGGAAGAGACCGCACTCGCGATGCCCCCGTTCTACTCACGCGTGATGTGGCATCCTCACCATGGGCTACCTGCATACCGCGACATCTCCAGGGACGACTTCGAACGTGCCCGTCGTGCGCTTGATCGCAAACGCGATCTTGTCGCACGACTTCACGCCGATGGAGTTCCAATACTGCTCGGCACCGACACACAACAGCCCTTCGTCGCTCCAGGTGTCGCGCTGCACCGAGAACTGCACGCATTCGATCAAGCCGGGATACCACGCCGGGAAGCTTTCGCTGCGGCAACCACCACAGCCGCGTCGGCCCTCGGCCTGACGACGGTCGGCAAAGTCCGCCCAGGAATGCGAGCAGAGCTCCTGATCAGCCGAAACGATCCCCACCATATGCCCTGGTCCGTCAACAAGGACCTGACGGCCGTCGTTGTAAACGGCGCCCTCATACGCACCGCGGACCTCGACGCAGCCATCGCCAGGGAACTGCATCGATTCGAGGGCGTCTTCACCGATTTCACCCAACGGCTCCTGGCCCAGTTGAGTTTACGACGACTCGCGAAAGGTTTCGTCCGCTGA